The Desmodus rotundus isolate HL8 chromosome 13, HLdesRot8A.1, whole genome shotgun sequence sequence GGTCAATCAAGATCCACATACAGTTTTGTTTACCATGGGGTCTCTAACATTTAACTCAATACCagacatagtaaacactcaataaatgtttgtttaatgaatgaaaggggaggggaggggagggaagggaagaggtatGGGAATGAGAATGAACAATATTTCCACGTACACTCTCATGGCCCCAGAAACTAATGTGCTGATTTATCTGTAATTAAAATAAGTCTACACAGCAAGCATTTACACAGCATACTATTGTTATACTAGCTACTCTATAATTAAAAACCTTGATCCTGTTATGCTTAGACCACAAACTTTAAATAATGCCccatgaattaaagaaaaattctattttaaacatCCAGCTGAGGATTCTTTTGCCATTTAAATTTCACAAAATGCTGccctgccagtgtggctcacttggttggagcactgtcctatgaatcaaaaggtcacaggacgattccccatcagggaacATACTTAGGtagtgggtttggtccctggttggggcgtgtaccAGAGGcgaacaatcgatgtttcttccctctctctccatcccttcccctctaaaatcagtTAAGTAGCCCcacctggtgtggttcagtggcctgagtgctggcctggaaaccaaagggttgatggttcaattcccagtcagggcaagtgcctgggttgtgggccaggtgcctggtgggagcctgtgagagtcaaccacacactgatgattctctccttctctttctccctcctttcctctctctaaaaataaataaataaaatcttgtgtaATTAATTACACAGACTGCTATTTTAATATAGGTGGTATGCTTATACTCTCCCAACTAGTAAACCTAAAAgccttatttctctcttttccttcagaatTTCTCCTATATCAAATCACCACTTGGAAATAATCACTTCCAGAAGCCAGGAGTTACATGAAACACAGTACTGAAAGAAAAGTGGAGAAAAGtatcatttataaaattgtatGCACACTTGCTGGAGGAATTACAAAGCTGGTAAACCTGGACTGTTTGCGTATTCTCTCAACACTGTTATCTTCGAGCCCTAGCACCAAAATATTCACCGAAGGTTCTGAAATTTCATAAACACCAaggaaacaccaatttgttgctAACTACAAATCCTATGCAGGAATTTAGCTGAAGGACAAaatgtaaggcaagaaaaagggGTGACAGTTAATACCCCAGACAGCTCTATTCAAGTTTATGAATGATTTACTCTTAAGGGTGGCAGGACTCGATGCAAATGAGTGGAGAGGAAACTGTCAGCTGCGCTGTGGTTCAACCAATAGAAGCTCAGCTCCATCTTGGCTATGCACTAGACTGCATTACCAGCAGACGATACCATCGCTTCAACAGCAGCCTTTCAGACAAGAGGTAGGTTTATATATCTTTTTCATTGAGTAATACATGTCCTCAtggtacaatataaaaatatttaccataaaAATCAAGCAGAAAGCTTTGTTCCTACTAAAAACCAATAACAGCAATGCATTCATTTAATTGCTTGGCAggattttattatgaaaataggaAGACTGCCTGTGCTATTTGATAAGCACCCTTACCATCTGCGCCTTAATGGAAAATTCATGACATTGTCTTTAACCGGATCCATATCCAGCCCATGGAGTAAACCATAAGCTTTTGGTTTTAAGTGGTTACTtgctaatttcattttctccaagCTATTTCATTTTAGCAGTTTGGTGTGTCTTAAACAAAggatttttcttaaagaaaaacctGGACTAAAAGCAAATTCTGGACTAAAGCTTTCTGATTATATGTATGCAAATTATATTGGCTGGTAAAAAGCAGTCGCTTATAACACAGTTTGTTGTCTTTTAACAAATACCAGAAAATAGTTCGAAATTGTTTTTTACTTGATTTTGAGTGTAGACTCAGAGAATGCTGAGAAATTATCACAAGTgtgatttttacataaaaaataaaattataaaggtacCATTATGTAGGTTACATTGTAATGTAACCAAAAACATTTATAGAGCTTCagacttttctaatattttaattaaaataattccatACAGTAAAATCCTAAAGTCTGTATTACTGTAATATATGGCATGCTATTATTAaatgaaaacctttttgaaatagccttttcatttttgcatatgccacaaaaatatataatcacaCTAATTTCTGTATGTTAAAGTTACTCTTAAATTGACCCTCAAAGTAAACACATATTAAGTCTTTTTGAtaaactacatttaaaaacaaaaatatgtcatAAGAATTGGTTAAGGGAGGACAGTACACTACCTTTCAAGGTAAGAAGATCACTCTCATGGCTCAGATTAACCGTTCATGTCTACCAAAAATTAGTAGCAAGTGCTGACcacatttctaattttctaatattCAAGCACAAAAATATCATTAGTAGACGCTAGAGTTCCAAAATATTACCTATACATGCTGCTCTAAAGATCCAACTTCTGCCCTTTTCTTTGCTGataaatctatttaaattttaaaggacttttttcctataatttttatttctcctatttCTTAACCAGCATACAGCTAATATAAGCCAGTGTCCCTTACAAAGACCAAAGGTTGCTGTAAGATATTAGATCTCTCCAGGCTCAGCACAATGGGTTTAGTTACCTAGAAAACATTCCTGTTTGCTATACAAAGTATGGGAGCTCAAAAGAGACTtagccaaaataaaaatgactttgtcAAATAAAACAGTTTCAAGTGAACTTGTAACTCAAACTTCAGGTAAATTGTAAACCTAAACCCCTACCACCTACCTTGTATTAAAACCATAATCAGCCTACATCTTACTGGTAATACCTCTATGGCTAGCACAGACGGAGGCTCGCTGCCATTTCACCCGAGGACTGACTCGAGGCAAGGCCGATCTCAGAGTTCCAGGGCTGAGCGAGCTGCTCTACCTTTAAAGGTCGTTATGATTAACTGATCATGTTTCAAAGTGATATGTATAAAGGCATCAGAAAATTCAATTCAATAGCTTGTATCATAAATACATCAAAAGCATAATTTTATTCTCATCTGGCAATTCAAGGTTCCAAAAACATTTCCAAGTCTTATTCCCACAAATACTTCACTAGGGCCCTTtgaaatggggggaaaaatagGCGAAGGCACTATTTCAAAAGTGACAAACTAAAAAGTTATATAGTATTTACCTTAACACTTCCCAGTCctgtaataaaattttacagtGGCTATTGGGGAATACAAAAATGTAcactttttttaaaccattttctcTCACTTTTCATAGGGCATGTTTACAGCATTTgcttaatgtaaatatatattttaccttCAAAAATATAGACTCAGAACACAAAAAAATCCtaatggtaaatatttttctgcatgtcTAGTTATGTCTAATCCAGCTAAGTAAATTTTAGATTGTACCCTAAATTTAACACAAAAAATTACTAGAGCTCTACtgtgctttgaaaaaataaatcacgTAAAATATAAGGTGAAAAATGATTCCATACGATAAGGGTTTTCTATTTTCGGATATGCCCAGGAGCTGACCAACGAGCAGATGTTTTGAGTTGCTCGTCAGTTATCAGTACACTCAGAAGAGGCAAACTATCATCATTTATAACATAAACCTGACACGTACATATACTCTTTCTTAAACTTCTCAGATGCTTCTCGAAAACCTTATCAATGCCCTGGGAGATGGCGCACACTGCTACCCATCATTACTGGAAGCATTATTATAagcacatttgtgtgtggataaaggACAAGTCAAATCAAAATGGCAGTGTTTCATAAtcctaattttaactttttagaaTCCAGAAAACTGAATAAATGGATTAGACAGATATAtaacaatagatttttaaaagccaaagacaaggaatacttttaaaatatattactttggGTTTTGAATAAGTAATATATTCACATACCCCCACGTCTCCCAAATCTACTCTCCATTCAACCCCACAACTAATCATTATTAATTTCTTGTATATCCAATATTTTGTGcagataaaagcaaataaaaatatgtattatttccctcccttcctacaCAAACTGTCCTGCCCCTTGCTCTTTTCACTTCACAACATATCCTAAAAATCTTTCCATACCACCCACAATTACCTCATGTATAATATTCAATTACGTGGATATTCTATATTAATTTTAACCAGAAGAATCGTTCATTGATGATAGGTACATATTAActtcaaataattaaatttagttGTGTGTCTACCTGTCCccactttctcccctccccttccactcTTCCTCCATTTTTTTCCAAGGCAAGGAGGcctgaaaaatatttaaggagttcaattatacctcaaaaataaacacaaaaagacGTTCCTTAAATGATCTTTCTGATcatgtttaaatttcattttgaaatagtaACCTACATTAGTTTTTCCAACCTCTCCCCAGTTTTAAAgtcaatacaaataaaaaaggcCTACTCATAATGAATTAAAACACAAAGAACTTCAGTATAATTTCAACCTGGTAGGAGTTAATAGATTTATATAGCcaatttctagaagaaaagaaaaaattaaaagctatatATGTTAGGGAGACAAAATTTCAggtaacacttttaatttttatttaaaattgctgTTTCTGAAATTAATAGTAAACTACACTTTAAATTAACAAAGTTACTTAATAAGGTATATTAAACTAATCTGAGGGGCATATTGTGGAatccgcttcactctcctctctgctccctcgCCAGCACTGTTTCCCCTGCAGTCACTTCTGATGCCAGATGTAGAAGAGAaaccctcaaaaaaaaatttccagatTTGAAAAAGGAATCAATCTGAAAGGCTTTAACCGAAAATCTAAGGAATATTCTCATCAATGCTGGACAGGTCCTAGGTTAGCCCAAGGAAAAGGATTGGATGGACCCTCGTGCAATTCTTCCCACTCTTTACCTACCTACCTAAGTGGCACTGTCCCCACTTTCCCCAAGGTCctactcccctttctctccctgtcctctctTAGCTCTGCTTTTCAAAAAGGACCTGAACCTTATTCACTATGAAGTGAAAATAACTGGAACAATGTATGTCACCTCTCCCAGGAGTATATGCATTTTAGGAGTGCTTAAAATCTTAAAGGAGTTCCAAAGCTGAACTTAGGGGGGAGTCTGTATGCATGAGCGTGTGTGCATGCATACGGGATACTATTAGGAAGGCCAAGTCAAAAAGGACTTGACTTTTGTCTCCGTTTGAGTCCATTTCTATGACTTGACTACTTGTGTCCATGGTGATTAGAATCAGAGGCAGCAACAACGCAGAGGGTAGAGGGGCAGTCGATCAGAGCACCCACATTACACAACTCTATGTGAATGGCACACACAACACATTATGAATGGTGCTCCTTGGAGTTGTACAACCTACAGCCTTGCTTTCTATAAGAACATgctcagaagagaaaaagtcGAAGGGTAACTTTGAAAGGCTGGGTCTCCAGAGTTTGAAAATTAATGTAATGTAACACATACCTGTGTTACAGCCAATGTATATTTGTATGTCCCAGAACTAACAGAAGCAATTGATTGAATTATTGTCCACTGGTCTGCTATCCCTCATTTCAAGATGAAGGGTCTCACAAAGCACTGAAAAACTGAGGTATTCTTAAATCCAAGAGGAAAAATTGAATTTAAGCCTTTATTTTTGGCCTCAGATCATCAattttaccttcaaaatacatgaatgaaGAATGGAAGGAACCAAGTCCATCTAGAGAGCTGAAGTGATTTAACCAAgcaaatctgattttaaaaagaaaacaaaaaccttaaaaaaaatcaatttatcaaccccaaagttttaaaatttttatctatgaagaaaaagaaatctaaaggaattatattatattgctttggtttttaagtcactttttaatctgaaaataatATTGTGTTATGTCTAAAAACAGAGTTCTTACCTTTTAAGATATATTGAATATTTCTAGAAGAAATAATATagtgtctgggatttgcttcagaATAATCAGTGCAGCACTGGGTAGAGCTATAAACTGGCCAAGAGTTCATAAATGAGGCTGTAGTATGAGCACATGGGGGTTTTCATTACACTCCTCTACTTCTGCACTTCCTTGAAGTcttctttaaataaaacatactcTATAACAGACAAGTTATCTCCAGCACTTAGAAAAGTATTTGGTACACAGTAGATAATCAATAAACCTTTGTTTAgaagaatacatttaaaacaatttacaaCTACATAGAGGGGAAAAGTGTGCAAAGTAAGTCCTTTCTCTCATTAAAAAAGCAACACACTGAAAAAGTCATTGAATTAAAGAAGTGGGATATTTTCTCctcttatttcaaaaattttcttaCTTCATAggtattttctaagttttaaaaataagcttaaaaGATATGTTTGAAAGATCAagataataaaaattcatttattatcttTAATCCTTACTGTCCCGTTTAATGCCTAACAAGTATCAGGACAACAAGTGTAAAAGCTAATGCAAGAATACCGAAACTTTCACTCACTAATTTTATGAAATggagcaataatttaaaaaatattaactttggGGCACTGAATTTGCCTGATGTTTAAAATATTCACGTCTACAGGTCATTTAGTTATATGAATCGTTTAGACTATCatatacataacaaaaaaaataatcctAAGATTATGGTCTCTTCACAGGCAACTTAATTTGACtttctttactatttttcctCTCAGCCACTACTACCCGATTCAGGTCCCAGAACTCGAAGTTTAAAGGAGCGGAAATAGGAGCCAAAAATACACTGAACCAAGAAGGTGAGAGGATCTACAAGGGCATTTTGAAAAACATGACCTTAAAACGCAAAGATTCTTGTACACAATACCTCACTGACCACTGCTTTAGTCAAATTTTAAACCAATTCAGCTGCTTTCCCCCCCTTACATTAGCAATTAGCTTCTGTGTAAGAATCTTAAACATACACATTGTCTAACAAAtgatatacacaaaaatatatggTATGGTTTAACAGAGTACATTTACATAGTATAGAAAAAACACATTAATACtattaatgtgtttttatattagttttaaaattaataatattcaaACACTAACTCtggcagaaaaagaggaagactcAAGTTGCTAACAAATCTTAGCACTGAGATTTGAACTGACAAATCTACAGTTTCATTACATATATTCATGCTCTACCTTTTCATAGATTCAAAAGAGCGATCCAAGAAGAGAAATCTCTAAGAATGGCCTCCCTGAGCTCCAGCCTCTGGAATGAAACCACTACATCTGTTTATCAGTACCTTGGTTTTCAAGTTCAAAAAATTTACCCTTTCCATGATAACTGGAACACTGCCTGCTTTGtcattctgcttttatttatattcacAGTGGTATCTTTAGTGGTGCTGGCTTTCCTTTATGAAGTCCTTGACTGCTGCTGCtgtgtaaaaaacaaaactgtgaaaGATTTGAAAAATGAACCTAACCCTCTTAGAAGTATGATGGACAACATCAGAAAACGTGAAACTGAAGTGGTCTAGGGCTCTACATAAGATGAACAAAATCGTTGAAGACTGCCGTtaacttttgagaaaaaaaatttttctgagGCCAACTGTTATGACAAAATTGACTGACTTTGAATGATGAAAAGATTTGTACTGGAAGGGAAAATCAAGTTAAATATGTACTTTCTGTGTGTGTATCCCTTTCATTAAATATACAGTAAAACTTCACAAATGGGAATAATTTATCAATCTCTTTAAAATGACACTTCAAACACTAGATAGGAGATTCCTAGAACtcagtcctgaccagtgtggctcagttggttggagcatcgtcctgtaaccaaACAGCTGTGGATTCGATATCCAGTCAGGACCACTCAACACCTGTTAAGAAAtatggcagttttatttcttgGAATTCCAAGGGCTATACCGGTATTATACTTTATAACCTTAATACTCTTTTGCTACCACCCATGAGCAAACCCAagcatgctcttaaccactacactACAACTGCCCTTAGGCCAGAAATGTCACTCCTAAAAATTTACTGAGACATTaactcaaaagaagaaaaaagttcaaGATACAAAGATGTTTACAATagcattactaaaaataaaaaattggaaatagcTTTAAATGTGACACCTCAACTTAACAGATAAGAAGTTAATGAAAAttgacaaaatagaaaatatttgatatgtgaagtgaaaaataaatgttattttcaatacAGAGAACCCTAACTGCCAATCTGAAATAGCTTttcccaaaaatatttattttttatattttcttctaaaattaggAACAAGTACAAATAACACAACCAACTTTCAAAGAACTTATGAAACCCAGGTATTCAAAATACTTTGGTAGCCAAGAACTATTCTGAGCACTGTTATAACCAcatttttgccctggctagtgtggctcagtggattgagcacaggcctgcgagccagagggttgccagtttgattcctgatcagagcacatgcctgggttgcaggccaggtccccagtgggggatgcatgaaaggcaaccacacattgaggtttctctctctctccctctctccctctctctctctctctctctctctctctctctctctctctcactcccttctcttctctctagaaatgcataaatacaatcttaaaaaacaaaacaaaacacattttcgTAAATGGTAAACTTTGGGGTCTTTGCCATAGATGGAAAGCGTACAGAGTCTTTGATAACTAGATTATTTGATAATGTACACTATCAACTTTTCCCTACCGTACCCTTAATTTATTTAGAAGCACTAACAACAAATAAATAGTGAGTGCTTCTATGTGTGAGGGATTAGGTTACAATAGCAAACAAGTCATCatgtaattaaaatggcacacAGTAGCTTTGTCAGAAATAGTGAGCActaccttttggtgtctctgggacacAGGGGAAGATgatttgtcttgggccacacattaaatacactgcaacatgtaaccacacacacaaaaaaaatctcgtatgttttaagtaaatttacaattttgtgttggggtacattcacagccatcctgggctgcatgcagcccatgggccataTGTCGGACACCCCTGGACTAAGAACtcaattaaaattgaaaagtggaaataatatGACTTGTAAGCTGAAACCTAAGAGAACAGGAGTTAgccaaagggaagagggaagtaGGTAAGAAAGAatgttccaggaagaggaaatacTATGAGCAAAGGCAAGAGAGTAAAGCATGTTAGAGGAGCTACAAGTCAGTGTCACCAGACAATAGGGCaaggaagcagggaggaggcaTAAAAGTGAGTGCAGACTAGATCAGATAGGGCATGTAAGCTACAGGGAGAGAGGGACTTGATCTGAAAAGCAGTGAGATGTCATCAGATTTATGAACAGAAAAATCACTAACTGCTACACAGAGAATGGGAGCTCAACCAGGGGCCCTGGTAAGCACCCAGTGGTGCTATCCAATGACAGTGACCGAATTAGGGTCGTAAGGTAGCCTTCAGCATTTACACCCAATACACATGCAGTGCTCCTCTTTCTGAGCACGTGGAACCACTCATGGCTCGGTACAGCCTTACAGCCAGTGAGTCATGAGAGGAAGTGATATGTCACCTCCAGGCCAGAGCATTGAACTGCCAGACAAGATCTTCTAGAGTTCTCTTTCCCCCTAGCCTGAAACCAGCATTTGAAAAATCTCTACTGcatcagcctgggtccctgagtgacTGTAATAAGTTTAGACCCCTGCCAACACTGATAAACATGTggtaagaaagaggaaaaaaaaacctttgttgtttaagccattgaGATTTTGGAGCAAAAAGACGAGGTCTTAATGTGGGTCCTGCTAATGTTTAAAATGGTTCCCAAAATTCTGTTTCCTATAAATTAATTCAAAGTAAGTTTCATTGGAATAAGAGATAATCAATCCTAATGCATGTGCTAATAGGAATGATAGGCCTACTTCGATGAAAAGAATAGCTAACATCATAcataatggtgaaagactgaatgcttttccTGTAAGATCAGACACAAGGTgaagatgtccactttcaccgcTTCTATTCAACATTATACTTGCCagtccagacaagaaaaaaatcaaaggcattcatgtgagaaagaacgaaagaaaactgtctttattcactgATGACATAATCTCATAcatagtgggttggccaaaaagttcatttagctttttccgtaaaataaaagacacattttttcattttcatcaatgactttattgatttggatatttgagtaggttggctatctcccactattgccTTCCAGTAGGTAggggccaaggatgctgctaaatatcttccaatgcataagacagcccacagcaaagaattatttggccaaaatgtcaacagtaccaagaaactttgcaaaccacttttgatacatttgattagtcacagcagcttctccatagatctttttttttttttttttttgcgttttagttgcatttttacctttcttgaaataaggcATACTtcgctgaaaatgttgcatttctCCCATCTTCAGTATCAAAATAggtgcacaaaaattcaccaatttgatatttttgaaatgcacgctgatatgacagctgtcacaatctaataaaattgtttttaaattattttattgttgttcaagtacagttgtctgcatttacccccccaccacagccatccccacctccctcctctgattccaccctcccttggttttatccatgtgtcctttacagttgttcctcaaaacccttccccccttccccccattaccccctcccacttcccctctggttactgtcagattgttcttaatttcaaagtctttggttatattttgcttgttgttttgttgattaggttccacttaaaggtgagatcatatggtatttgtctttcaccgcctgacttaccatatttttctgactataagacgcaccccccccaaatttgggaggaaaagggggtatatcttatagtctgaatgtagcttacctggctcgctacaggatttctgctttaaaggatgttattaaatattttaccacattttttgcttcaaaattttcttccctattttccccctctAAACCCTAGGTGCGTCTtgtggtccgaaaaatacagtacttcacttagcataatgctctccagttccatccatgctgtctgcaAAGGATAGggactccttctttctctctgctgtatagtatttcattgtgtaaatgtaccatagttttttgatctattcatttactgacaggcacttaggttgcttccagcacttggctataatgaattgtgctgctatgaacatcggggcgCGTAAGTTCTtatggactggtgtttcagggttcttaggatataatcccagcagtggaattgctgggtacaaaactgttttgaatgaagttaaagacaactaggcactactagagtcatcgtacagaaaaaacttaaagaattttttggccaacccaacataaAATCCTAACGAATCcacacaaaaaatagaaataataaacaagtttagcaaagttgcagaatacaagaTCAATAGACAAGAATCTTGTATTTTCATGTACCAGCAATGAATATTTCAAacatcaaattaagaaaaaatttcttGACAGCagtaccaaaaataaaatacttaggaataaatttaacaaaataaatgtaagatttatgcattaaaaatctaaataaatggaaagatattcctgTTCATCAACCCAAGACTTAATGTTGTTAAGGTAGAAATTCTCCCCAAAGTGATTTACAGAGTCAGTGCAATACCTATCAAAATCAGAGCTGGCTTTCACCGATGTGAACTGATGAGCTGATTCTAAAATGCACGGGGATTtcgaaaaagaacaaaactgaaggaCTTAAACTTCCTAATTTCAAAGCTTTAACTACAATGGTACAGTTATCAAAAGAATGTGGTACTGTCATAAGGATGGGCACATGAGTCAACAGAACCACGCTGAGATACCCGAACTAAACTCACTTAGAGTCAACTTCTAGTCAATAAGGGTGCAACCAAGACAAGTCCATGGGGAAGGCAGTCATTCCAAGAAATGGCACAGGGACAACTGAATaaccacatgcaaaaatatgaatttattagACCCTTATGTCAAaccaaaaatcaactcaaaactataaacctaatgtaagagttaaaactacaaactcttagaaaaaaaacataataaatttttatgaccttgggttaggcaaagatttcttagataaaaCACCAAGAGCACAGTGATATTGGATCAAGAAATTATATACGAACACATAAAGAAATCTTACAAATCAACGGGAAGAAGACAACCCAGTATTTTTTAAGTGGGCAAAAAATGTGAACAGGTATTTCACCAAAGACATATGAATGGTCAATAAGCATATGAATGACCATCCAACATCATTACTTATTAGGGAACTGCATATTAAAACCAAAACACCACTTCACGTCCACTAGAATGGCTATGATCAGAAAGATAGGAATAACAAGTCTTGGCAAGAATAAGGAAAATGGAACCTTCATGCactgatgagaatgtaaaatggtatggacattttggtAGTTtcctaaaaagttaaacataaatttaccatatgatccagaaagtCTACTCCTAGGTCTCTTAACTACAgcgggaaaaaaaaaagatgcccaTATGTAGACCTGCAcaggaatgttcatagcagcatcattcataATGGACAAAAAGTACAAGGAATACAAATATCTATGAAGTGGTGAATAGATAAATTGTGgtaatatccatacaatgga is a genomic window containing:
- the SMIM18 gene encoding small integral membrane protein 18, translating into MASLSSSLWNETTTSVYQYLGFQVQKIYPFHDNWNTACFVILLLFIFTVVSLVVLAFLYEVLDCCCCVKNKTVKDLKNEPNPLRSMMDNIRKRETEVV